One genomic segment of Helianthus annuus cultivar XRQ/B chromosome 14, HanXRQr2.0-SUNRISE, whole genome shotgun sequence includes these proteins:
- the LOC110903826 gene encoding squalene epoxidase 3 isoform X2, producing the protein MALIKPATCSIVSLLPFHRHPTHKYFKTIFTVTAHRSTKHSLTVFTSEKQQNMESTIDNSYIIVGTFSVSLLGFLVLSVLRRRTSNSVIHSRKIVSGVVRNRTYSTPGEFRRRFGSADADVIIVGAGIAGAALAYALGKEGCKIRVIERDLTEPDRIVGELLQPGGYLKLIELGLEDCVEDIDSQRVLGYALFKDGKSTKLSYSLEKFHSKVSGRSFHNGRFIRRMREKAAALPNVELTQGTVTSLVEDEGIIRGVQYKTKSGEVMQAFAPLTVVCDGCFSNLRRSLCKPQVDVPSCFVGLVLENCELPYPNHGHVILADPSPILFYPISSSEIRCLVDIPGQKLPSLRNGDMAKYLKSIVAPQVPRELHDAFIDSVDSGNIKIMPNSNMPAPPVRTPGALLLGDAFNMRHPLTGGGMTVALSDVVVLRDHLKTLRDFTDTNLLTKYLESFYTLRKPVASTINTLAGALYKVFCASPDQAMKEMRDACFDYLSLGGGCSSGPVGLLSGLNPSPVWLVLHFFAVAVYGFGRLLLPLPTPKRLWIAVRLILGAAGIIFPIIKAEGVRQMFFPASVLAYHRAPPKKVV; encoded by the exons ATGGCTCTCATAAAACCCGCCACATGCTCCATCGTATCTCTTCTGCCGTTTCACCGTCATCCTACACACAAATACTTCAAAACCATCTTCACCGTCACCGCCCACCGATCAACCAAACACTCGTTAACCGTTTTCACAAGTGAGAAGCAGCAGAACATGGAGAGTACGATTGATAACAGCTACATTATTGTTGGTACTTTCTCCGTTTCACTCTTAGGTTTTCTTGTTCTATCCGTTCTCCGACGTCGTACCAGCAACTCAGTCATTCACTCTAGGAAGATTGTTTCCGGCGTTGTTAGAAATCGAACCTATTCCACACCAGGAGAGTTCCGTCGCCGGTTTGGATCTGCAGATGCTGACGTCATAATCGTCGGAGCTGGTATCGCCGGTGCCGCCCTTGCTTATGCCCTAGGCAAG GAAGGATGTAAAATTCGTGTGATTGAGCGAGATTTAACCGAGCCGGATAGGATTGTAGGTGAATTGCTACAACCGGGTGGATACCTTAAGCTGATTGAGTTGGGTCTTGAAG ACTGTGTGGAGGATATAGATAGTCAGAGGGTCCTTGGATATGCTCTTTTTAAAGATGGAAAGAGCACTAAGTTATCATATTCTCTAGAGAAATTTCATTCTAAAGTTTCGGGTCGAAGCTTTCACAATGGGCGGTTCATTCGTAGGATGCGAGAAAAAGCCGCTGCTCTTCCTAA tGTAGAACTGACGCAAGGCACTGTGACATCCCTTGTCGAAGATGAAGGAATTATTAGAGGCGTTCAGTATAAAACTAAATCTGGTGAAGTTATGCAAGCGTTTGCGCCTCTTACAGTTGTCTGTGATGGCTGTTTCTCTAACTTGCGCCGTTCTCTCTGCAAGCCACAG GTTGATGTTCCCTCATGCTTTGTGGGGCTGGTTTTGGAGAACTGCGAGCTTCCATATCCAAATCACGGGCATGTCATTTTAGCAGATCCTTCACCAATCCTGTTTTATCCGATTAGCAGCAGTGAGATTCGTTGTTTAGTTGATATACCCGGTCAAAAACTTCCTTCTCTTCGTAATGGTGACATGGCAAAATATTTGAAATCCATTGTGGCCCCGCAGGTTCCGCGTGAGCTGCATGACGCTTTTATAGATTCTGTTGATTCAGGGAATATAAAAATAATGCCAAACAGTAACATGCCCGCTCCTCCTGTTCGGACACCTGGCGCGCTTTTGTTAGGTGATGCTTTCAACATGCGTCATCCTTTGACCGGTGGAGGGATGACCGTCGCACTCTCTGACGTCGTTGTGTTACGAGACCATCTTAAAACGTTGCGTGATTTCACCGACACGAATTTACTCACCAAATATCTTGAATCATTCTACACGCTACGTAAG CCAGTGGCTTCGACAATAAATACATTAGCTGGGGCTCTGTACAAAGTGTTTTGTGCATCTCCTGACCAAGCAATGAAGGAAATGCGGGACGCGTGTTTTGATTATTTAAGCCTAGGAGGTGGTTGTTCATCTGGGCCTGTTGGACTACTTTCCGGGCTAAACCCGAGCCCAGTGTGGCTAGTTCTTCATTTCTTTGCTGTAGCTGTTTATGGGTTTGGTCGTCTGTTGCTACCTCTACCCACCCCTAAGCGGTTATGGATCGCGGTTCGGTTAATTCTG GGTGCAGCAGGGATAATTTTTCCTATTATTAAAGCGGAAGGAGTCAGGCAAATGTTCTTTCCTGCTAGTGTGCTTGCATATCATAGAGCTCCTCCAAAGAAAG TGGTGTAG
- the LOC110903826 gene encoding squalene epoxidase 3 isoform X1 has product MALIKPATCSIVSLLPFHRHPTHKYFKTIFTVTAHRSTKHSLTVFTSEKQQNMESTIDNSYIIVGTFSVSLLGFLVLSVLRRRTSNSVIHSRKIVSGVVRNRTYSTPGEFRRRFGSADADVIIVGAGIAGAALAYALGKEGCKIRVIERDLTEPDRIVGELLQPGGYLKLIELGLEDCVEDIDSQRVLGYALFKDGKSTKLSYSLEKFHSKVSGRSFHNGRFIRRMREKAAALPNVELTQGTVTSLVEDEGIIRGVQYKTKSGEVMQAFAPLTVVCDGCFSNLRRSLCKPQVDVPSCFVGLVLENCELPYPNHGHVILADPSPILFYPISSSEIRCLVDIPGQKLPSLRNGDMAKYLKSIVAPQVPRELHDAFIDSVDSGNIKIMPNSNMPAPPVRTPGALLLGDAFNMRHPLTGGGMTVALSDVVVLRDHLKTLRDFTDTNLLTKYLESFYTLRKPVASTINTLAGALYKVFCASPDQAMKEMRDACFDYLSLGGGCSSGPVGLLSGLNPSPVWLVLHFFAVAVYGFGRLLLPLPTPKRLWIAVRLILGAAGIIFPIIKAEGVRQMFFPASVLAYHRAPPKKGSQ; this is encoded by the exons ATGGCTCTCATAAAACCCGCCACATGCTCCATCGTATCTCTTCTGCCGTTTCACCGTCATCCTACACACAAATACTTCAAAACCATCTTCACCGTCACCGCCCACCGATCAACCAAACACTCGTTAACCGTTTTCACAAGTGAGAAGCAGCAGAACATGGAGAGTACGATTGATAACAGCTACATTATTGTTGGTACTTTCTCCGTTTCACTCTTAGGTTTTCTTGTTCTATCCGTTCTCCGACGTCGTACCAGCAACTCAGTCATTCACTCTAGGAAGATTGTTTCCGGCGTTGTTAGAAATCGAACCTATTCCACACCAGGAGAGTTCCGTCGCCGGTTTGGATCTGCAGATGCTGACGTCATAATCGTCGGAGCTGGTATCGCCGGTGCCGCCCTTGCTTATGCCCTAGGCAAG GAAGGATGTAAAATTCGTGTGATTGAGCGAGATTTAACCGAGCCGGATAGGATTGTAGGTGAATTGCTACAACCGGGTGGATACCTTAAGCTGATTGAGTTGGGTCTTGAAG ACTGTGTGGAGGATATAGATAGTCAGAGGGTCCTTGGATATGCTCTTTTTAAAGATGGAAAGAGCACTAAGTTATCATATTCTCTAGAGAAATTTCATTCTAAAGTTTCGGGTCGAAGCTTTCACAATGGGCGGTTCATTCGTAGGATGCGAGAAAAAGCCGCTGCTCTTCCTAA tGTAGAACTGACGCAAGGCACTGTGACATCCCTTGTCGAAGATGAAGGAATTATTAGAGGCGTTCAGTATAAAACTAAATCTGGTGAAGTTATGCAAGCGTTTGCGCCTCTTACAGTTGTCTGTGATGGCTGTTTCTCTAACTTGCGCCGTTCTCTCTGCAAGCCACAG GTTGATGTTCCCTCATGCTTTGTGGGGCTGGTTTTGGAGAACTGCGAGCTTCCATATCCAAATCACGGGCATGTCATTTTAGCAGATCCTTCACCAATCCTGTTTTATCCGATTAGCAGCAGTGAGATTCGTTGTTTAGTTGATATACCCGGTCAAAAACTTCCTTCTCTTCGTAATGGTGACATGGCAAAATATTTGAAATCCATTGTGGCCCCGCAGGTTCCGCGTGAGCTGCATGACGCTTTTATAGATTCTGTTGATTCAGGGAATATAAAAATAATGCCAAACAGTAACATGCCCGCTCCTCCTGTTCGGACACCTGGCGCGCTTTTGTTAGGTGATGCTTTCAACATGCGTCATCCTTTGACCGGTGGAGGGATGACCGTCGCACTCTCTGACGTCGTTGTGTTACGAGACCATCTTAAAACGTTGCGTGATTTCACCGACACGAATTTACTCACCAAATATCTTGAATCATTCTACACGCTACGTAAG CCAGTGGCTTCGACAATAAATACATTAGCTGGGGCTCTGTACAAAGTGTTTTGTGCATCTCCTGACCAAGCAATGAAGGAAATGCGGGACGCGTGTTTTGATTATTTAAGCCTAGGAGGTGGTTGTTCATCTGGGCCTGTTGGACTACTTTCCGGGCTAAACCCGAGCCCAGTGTGGCTAGTTCTTCATTTCTTTGCTGTAGCTGTTTATGGGTTTGGTCGTCTGTTGCTACCTCTACCCACCCCTAAGCGGTTATGGATCGCGGTTCGGTTAATTCTG GGTGCAGCAGGGATAATTTTTCCTATTATTAAAGCGGAAGGAGTCAGGCAAATGTTCTTTCCTGCTAGTGTGCTTGCATATCATAGAGCTCCTCCAAAGAAAGGTTCACAATGA
- the LOC110903827 gene encoding receptor-like protein 44 yields MKFPKLTLTIILTLISTILPPSSPDPNDQSCLSNLFKTLQDPNHNLMNWTEPNFQNPCSGFLSNLAGATCNNGRIYKLSLPNFNLHGSISPFISNCTNLQSLDLSNNSLTGPIPTELQYLVNLAVLKLSSNHISGTIPPSIAMCVYLNVIDLHDNDLTGTIPAQVGSLVRLSVFDVSNNKLSGPIPVSLGNRTGNLPRFNVTSFWGNKDLYGYPLGPMKNKGLSVVAIVGIGLGSGLVSLMLSFTVVCVWLRVTDQKMAAEQEGKITQLMPEY; encoded by the coding sequence ATGAAGTTTCCCAAACTAACCCTAACAATAATCCTAACCCTCATATCCACCATCCTCCCCCCTTCTTCCCCAGATCCCAACGACCAATCCTGCTTATCCAACTTATTCAAAACCCTTCAAGACCCAAACCACAACCTTATGAACTGGACCGAACCCAACTTCCAAAACCCTTGTTCCGGTTTCCTCTCTAACCTCGCCGGAGCTACCTGCAACAACGGCCGCATTTACAAACTCTCACTCCCCAACTTCAACCTTCACGGCTCCATCTCACCCTTCATCTCCAACTGCACCAATCTCCAATCACTAGACCTCTCCAACAACTCACTCACCGGCCCGATCCCGACCGAACTCCAGTACCTTGTCAACCTTGCCGTACTAAAACTCTCATCAAACCACATCTCCGGCACAATCCCGCCGTCGATTGCCATGTGTGTGTACCTTAATGTTATCGATTTACATGATAATGATCTGACTGGAACGATTCCGGCTCAGGTGGGTTCGTTGGTGCGGTTGTCGGTTTTTGATGTGTCGAATAATAAGTTGTCGGGTCCGATTCCGGTGAGCTTGGGGAACCGCACGGGGAACCTGCCGAGGTTCAATGTGACGTCGTTTTGGGGGAATAAGGATCTTTATGGGTACCCGTTGGGGCCGATGAAAAATAAAGGGTTATCGGTTGTGGCGATTGTGGGAATTGGGTTGGGGAGTGGGTTGGTGAGTTTGATGTTGAGTTTTACGGTGGTGTGTGTTTGGTTGAGAGTTACGGATCAGAAAATGGCTGCTGAACAAGAAGGGAAAATTACCCAGTTGATGCCGgaatattga